The Magnetospirillum sp. genome includes a region encoding these proteins:
- a CDS encoding efflux RND transporter periplasmic adaptor subunit → MTRTAFLFAFALVAALPVAFEPFVANAANPPAAPAPTVTVVAAASRELVDRQRVTGTLVPREDVMVFAENDGVRIVDVLADEGSIVVQGQVLARLSRDLLDAQLAQNAAQLQRATAAISQARAQIVQAEAAYNEALPALERARALRANGNATEATVEQRLSAFRAAEGRLAGARDGLTFANAERAQIEAQRRELSVRAERSEVKAPRGGLVSRRSARIGQMTGGTEPLFRILADSEIELEAELLETRLAGMREGMEATIHAANGTDVPGKVRLVPAEVDRTTRLGKLRIALAAAPQAAEAGLRIGTFARGTVELARKTVLAVPAGSVVYGEGQATLQIVVDGKIVVRKVVLGLIADGWAEIQSGLGAGDLVVARAAPFLRDGDRVRTQTATE, encoded by the coding sequence ATGACGCGTACCGCCTTTCTGTTCGCTTTCGCTCTCGTTGCGGCGCTGCCTGTCGCTTTTGAGCCATTCGTCGCAAACGCCGCCAATCCGCCGGCGGCACCCGCACCGACCGTCACGGTTGTTGCGGCAGCCTCGCGCGAACTCGTGGACCGGCAGCGCGTGACCGGCACGCTCGTGCCCCGCGAAGACGTGATGGTGTTCGCCGAAAACGACGGCGTGCGCATCGTCGACGTGCTCGCCGACGAGGGCAGCATCGTCGTGCAAGGCCAGGTGCTTGCACGCCTGTCGCGCGATCTGCTCGATGCGCAACTTGCCCAGAATGCGGCACAGCTGCAGCGCGCCACGGCCGCGATCTCGCAGGCGCGCGCGCAGATCGTGCAGGCCGAGGCCGCCTACAACGAAGCGCTGCCCGCCCTCGAGCGCGCGCGCGCGTTGCGCGCCAACGGCAACGCGACGGAAGCCACCGTCGAACAGCGCCTGTCGGCGTTCCGCGCGGCCGAAGGGCGGCTTGCGGGCGCCCGCGACGGGCTTACCTTCGCCAATGCTGAGCGTGCCCAGATCGAAGCGCAGCGCCGCGAGCTTTCCGTGCGCGCCGAGCGCAGCGAGGTCAAAGCGCCGCGCGGCGGGCTCGTGTCGCGCCGCTCGGCGCGCATCGGCCAGATGACCGGCGGCACCGAGCCTTTGTTCCGCATTCTCGCCGACAGCGAAATCGAGCTTGAAGCCGAATTGCTCGAAACGCGCCTGGCCGGCATGCGCGAAGGCATGGAAGCGACGATCCATGCCGCCAACGGCACCGACGTGCCGGGCAAGGTGCGGCTTGTGCCCGCCGAGGTCGACCGCACCACGCGCCTGGGCAAGCTGCGCATTGCACTCGCCGCAGCACCGCAGGCGGCGGAAGCGGGTTTGCGCATCGGCACGTTTGCGCGCGGCACGGTCGAGCTTGCGCGCAAGACCGTGTTGGCCGTGCCTGCAGGTTCGGTCGTCTATGGCGAGGGCCAGGCGACGTTGCAGATCGTCGTGGACGGCAAGATCGTCGTGCGCAAAGTGGTCCTCGGCCTCATCGCCGACGGCTGGGCCGAAATCCAGAGCGGCCTTGGCGCCGGCGATTTGGTGGTGGCGCGCGCAGCCCCGTTCCTGCGCGACGGCGACCGCGTGCGCACCCAGACGGCGACGGAGTAA
- a CDS encoding TetR/AcrR family transcriptional regulator, translating to MPKLADHDRADRRTRILDAAKECFVRHGFHSASMQQICAAAGMSAGNLYRYFPSKDALIAGLCARDMDDAAAGFAHVRRSADILASLEALMVQHLCGRQRADYALWAETTAEGSRNAAVAALGLRVHAFIRVTLEDIVREGIAAGSLRVDCEPRRIAMFLIALFDGLVVQLSRVPGYDPRPDIAHTMRLLRADLLPAGTKRNTAKRHATKRSEPTRSETKRPDPKQRRARKLPSRIGVARK from the coding sequence ATGCCCAAACTCGCCGACCACGACCGCGCCGACCGGCGCACGCGCATCCTGGATGCGGCCAAGGAATGTTTCGTGCGCCACGGTTTCCACAGCGCCTCGATGCAGCAGATCTGTGCCGCTGCCGGCATGAGTGCGGGCAATCTCTACCGCTATTTTCCGTCCAAGGACGCGTTGATCGCAGGGCTCTGCGCGCGCGACATGGACGATGCCGCCGCAGGCTTCGCCCATGTGCGCCGCAGTGCCGACATTCTGGCCTCGCTCGAGGCTTTGATGGTGCAGCATCTGTGCGGTCGCCAGCGCGCCGACTACGCTTTGTGGGCTGAGACCACGGCAGAGGGCTCGCGCAATGCGGCCGTCGCAGCCCTTGGTTTGCGCGTGCATGCCTTCATCCGCGTCACGCTCGAAGACATCGTGCGCGAGGGCATTGCGGCCGGCAGCTTGCGCGTCGATTGCGAGCCTCGGCGCATCGCCATGTTCCTGATCGCCTTGTTCGACGGCCTCGTCGTGCAATTGAGCCGCGTGCCCGGCTACGATCCGCGGCCCGACATCGCGCACACGATGCGCTTGCTGCGCGCCGACCTGCTGCCCGCCGGAACCAAGCGCAACACGGCGAAACGGCACGCAACAAAACGTTCCGAGCCGACACGCTCCGAAACCAAACGTCCTGATCCAAAGCAGCGCCGCGCGCGTAAGCTGCCGTCCCGCATCGGAGTTGCCCGCAAATGA